The following are encoded in a window of Paenibacillaceae bacterium GAS479 genomic DNA:
- a CDS encoding AraC-type DNA-binding protein encodes MLRVSPSSFVLLPSFAKIVCEPGWKWPRREKPMANYDLFYVWSGEGELMLNNEPYPLEKGSCFLFRPGDYTSAVHNPQKPLVLTYIHFDVEGDSGEVPERYRVLEDTVEFEYLLSRYVRLFLVNLFAAEEEARLILKQVIIHLLRHDQQAPVERKASNQLTEAIQEIANFIRQNPGISHRVEDLAGRAGLSPRYFSIKFKEIIGIPVQTYMIRTRIERAQHLLMHGGMNVTEVADALGYRDIFFFSRQFKQYTGKSPSEIR; translated from the coding sequence ATGCTGCGCGTATCGCCCTCATCTTTTGTTTTGTTGCCGTCATTCGCCAAAATCGTTTGCGAGCCAGGCTGGAAATGGCCTCGCCGCGAAAAGCCGATGGCGAATTATGACCTGTTCTATGTCTGGAGCGGGGAAGGAGAATTGATGCTGAACAACGAGCCTTATCCGCTCGAAAAGGGCAGCTGTTTTCTTTTTCGCCCAGGCGATTATACAAGTGCCGTCCACAATCCGCAGAAGCCGCTTGTGCTCACTTACATCCACTTCGATGTCGAAGGTGATTCGGGAGAGGTGCCGGAGCGGTATCGTGTTCTGGAGGACACGGTGGAATTCGAATATCTCTTGTCGCGTTACGTCCGCCTGTTCCTCGTGAACCTCTTCGCGGCTGAGGAGGAAGCGCGGCTCATTCTCAAGCAGGTGATCATTCATCTGCTTCGGCATGACCAGCAAGCGCCAGTGGAGCGCAAAGCGAGCAACCAGCTTACGGAGGCGATCCAGGAAATCGCCAACTTCATCCGCCAAAACCCAGGTATATCCCACCGGGTCGAAGATCTGGCTGGACGAGCTGGGCTTTCGCCGCGTTATTTTAGCATCAAGTTCAAGGAGATTATCGGCATCCCGGTGCAAACGTATATGATCCGCACACGTATTGAGCGCGCCCAGCATCTGCTCATGCATGGAGGGATGAATGTGACCGAGGTGGCAGATGCACTCGGGTATCGAGATATCTTTTTCTTCAGCAGACAGTTCAAGCAATACACGGGGAAAAGCCCGTCGGAGATCCGGTAA
- a CDS encoding Aspartate/methionine/tyrosine aminotransferase, with translation MNPLAQQLNTALEKGNAHVFAMLSDLGRQLYFPKVGILSQSAEAKVKATKFNATIGIATENGVPMHLKAIQDTLSAYDPKDLYEYAPPAGKPELRTAWREKMIQENPSLNGRSFGNPITTNALTHGLSIVADLFADTGDAVIIPDKNWENYELTFGIRRGAQIVEYPLYNSDNRFNAAGLREALLAQRDKGKAIVILNFPNNPTGYTPGREECEEIVAVLKAAADEGILVVAVTDDAYFGLFFEDSVHESLFGRLAGLHERILPIKVDGATKEEYVWGFRVGFVTYAAESPEVLAALEQKTLGIIRSTISSGPHPSQTFILRALKDPDFENQKAEKYAIMKSRANRVKQLLDSDRFEGAWTYYPFNSGYFMCLRLNGVSAESVRQRLLEAYGVGTIALGESDLRVAFSCTEEANLEELFDCIYQAVGDVKQA, from the coding sequence ATGAACCCACTCGCCCAGCAGTTGAATACTGCGCTGGAAAAAGGCAACGCCCATGTCTTTGCCATGCTGTCAGATCTTGGACGGCAGCTGTATTTTCCGAAGGTAGGTATTCTGAGCCAATCGGCCGAAGCTAAAGTTAAAGCCACGAAGTTCAATGCTACCATCGGTATCGCTACGGAGAACGGTGTTCCGATGCATTTGAAGGCGATTCAGGACACGCTATCCGCGTATGATCCCAAGGATCTGTATGAGTACGCTCCTCCTGCCGGCAAGCCGGAGCTGCGTACGGCATGGCGCGAGAAGATGATTCAGGAGAACCCTTCCTTGAATGGTCGCTCCTTCGGCAATCCGATTACGACTAATGCGCTGACGCATGGTCTAAGCATTGTGGCGGATCTGTTCGCCGACACCGGAGATGCGGTTATCATCCCGGATAAGAATTGGGAAAATTACGAGCTGACCTTCGGCATCCGCCGCGGAGCCCAAATCGTTGAATACCCGCTTTACAACAGCGACAATCGCTTTAATGCTGCTGGCCTACGCGAAGCTCTCTTGGCTCAGCGTGACAAAGGTAAAGCTATTGTCATTCTGAATTTCCCGAACAACCCGACCGGCTATACGCCAGGCCGCGAGGAATGCGAAGAGATCGTAGCAGTGCTCAAGGCTGCTGCCGATGAAGGCATTCTTGTTGTAGCCGTCACTGACGATGCTTATTTTGGTCTGTTTTTCGAGGATTCCGTTCATGAGTCGCTGTTTGGACGCCTCGCGGGCCTGCATGAGCGCATCCTGCCGATCAAAGTTGATGGCGCCACCAAGGAAGAGTACGTATGGGGCTTCCGCGTCGGCTTTGTTACTTACGCAGCGGAATCGCCGGAAGTGCTCGCTGCTCTGGAGCAGAAGACGCTTGGCATCATTCGCTCCACCATTTCCAGCGGACCGCATCCTTCTCAAACCTTTATCCTGCGTGCTCTAAAGGATCCAGACTTTGAGAACCAGAAGGCTGAGAAATACGCCATCATGAAAAGCCGCGCCAACCGCGTGAAGCAACTTCTGGACAGCGATCGTTTTGAAGGCGCCTGGACTTATTATCCATTTAACTCCGGCTACTTTATGTGCCTGCGCCTTAATGGCGTAAGCGCCGAGTCCGTCCGCCAGCGTCTGCTCGAGGCATACGGCGTTGGCACGATCGCTCTCGGCGAGAGTGATCTGCGTGTTGCTTTCTCCTGCACAGAGGAAGCGAACCTCGAAGAGCTGTTCGATTGTATCTACCAAGCGGTGGGGGACGTTAAGCAGGCTTAA